The nucleotide window AAATGTCAACAATGAATgttgattattattataaatcgttaaaattaagaaaaataaatatttatgacctttttaaaataactatttagtcactctttttaattttaatataatttactattttcaagagaaaagactcattattatgaaaaatttaaacaacgaatattaactattattaatgaataatattaagaaaataaatatatttactttaagtaatcaataaattttaactttaattgaattaatttagtATTCTCACGTTCTTAAAATGGAAAACATCTAATTATTACGAAAAATTTGGACaattaatattgattattatttaaacGGTTAATATcagttaacaaaaaaatatgtataatttttcacATGCTAATATAATACCTAGGAATACTATCGTTAAATAATAGTTACTTGAACttccattaaataaataatgaatgaataaatatatcacATAATGATAgagataacaaaaaataatttttacattttgagaaataaaaaattataataattaaaattaaaatttaaaactcatttcagagaaattaaaaatttatctctttttttatcattcatctTTCAACCACTAAGAAGGAAAACACTTGTTTATTACTTGATTAGTTGATTTCCCATAAACTTTTTCTTAATATCATATAGCACTTCCTATACTTTTCGTTAAATGTGATCAAAgtaattatgtttttcatattgattaattTAGCCCTTAAACTttggaaaatatataaatttaatcacttttctctacgaattcatcatttttttaaaagttagaaGAGACTAAATTCAggtattttcttaatatttgaaaGCCAAATTctacaatatgaaaatacattaACCTTAACAATGtttcacataaattattaacacattttttttcttcttcttcttccaagagTAAAGTACTAAAACCTAAGCATGGCAAGCAGTGTCGGTTTCCACCAACTCAATGCCTGCCTCAGCGAGCCTCTTGTCCTTGTACACATACCCCTTAGCACAAAACAAGTACGCCACCAAATTCACACCACTCAACAGAGCCAATAGCCAGTAGAAGTGATGCAATCTCCCATGGTTAAGATTGTCCGCGAGCCACGGCTCGCGGTGGCGGGTGGCTTTGTGCACCAAAGTCACCAACAAAGAACTAAGAAAAAACCCTAACGACAACGTGCTCAAGAACAAACCCGTGCTCATGGTCTTCATCCCTCTAGGGCATTCCCTCAGGAAGAAATCTAGTTGCCCTATGTACGTAAATGCCTCCCCCGACCCCACAAAGAAGAACTGTGCCATTCTTAGGCGTTTTATTTCAATGAGTGCTGCTGACACCATGGCGAAGATTGAGAACACTAACCCTACCCCAATGCGTTGCAGAGGGGTGAGCCCTTGTGGGTTGTGTGAGATTTTTTTGGCTATGGGGGTGATGACGCGGTCGTAGATGGGAACCGTTAGGAGGACGCTTCCGACGAAGAAGACGGTGAGCGACGCGGCGGGGATTTGGAAGGAGTTTCCGATGCGGCGGTCCATGGTGGTGGCTTGTTGGACTGAGAATGTGGTCATTTGGGCGTAGACTGTCCAGAACATGATGGTGGTGGCCCACACCGGGAGAATTCTTTGCACCATTTTGACCTCTTCCACGTCGGTTAGGGTTGAGAGATACCAATTCCTCTGCATTGTGATTTCTTCGCCGTCCATTTTTGGGTCCTTGATCGCTGCCTTGTCTAAGAAGCTGTTCTTCAACAAAGTTTGAAATTGATTAATTCTTGAACcaaatcaataacaataatagtaaGTTAAGTATATACTGATATTTCCTAATTTGTCATATTATACAAACTGttgctgatatatatatatatataggaaaaaaaatacataaacaagTCATATCATTTTATGTATAATAGTGAGGAATTATAGGACAAAAAAAATCCGCTTGGTTTCAAACTTGTACAACTCAAAAGTCATGATTTTATTTGGTTTacacaattaataaattattctgaaaatataaaagaagataaaaagtacgagattatataaaaaaaatataagagtaTCCTCTGGTGTTAAGGGGATTGGATAGATAGAGGacataatgtaatatttttcaaataattaaaatagaaaaaatagaagGATAAAGAGTgttattgtaatattttaaaatcattaaaatagaaaaaataggaagttttaatttttatgtaatctTATGAAACTTGAAAGAGCTAGAAGGATATACATAGACTAGAATAAATAAGAAAGTCACTTGGTCTAGTTTGctaaatgatataattttgcAGATTGAGTTTTTCAGTTGCAGGCTTGCAGCTCACATAGTTATAATTGCCCTATGATGAGTTGATGGTAAATGTCCACAACCAATAGTGTACCTAGGATCCTAAGTCTCAGTaggaataaattataaaaattgaaaccagatgattcaaatatttaaatataaaaaataaatacaaagatatataattttacttatatttttttgtaaaaacaattactagtgaatttaaaaaaaaaaaagaggagtaCAAGTGCACGCAGAACATAGTGTAAGTCCGCCACTGTCCACGACATTCTTTTTATTGATCTGAATCCACATTAAGTATTAAAGTTTTAGAGATTATCGTGAGTGCAACTGCTACTTGAAACCATGTGTGGatgaataattaagtttttggaagctagcaaaaaaaaaaaaaaatttgtgagaGAAAGTTTGCATGTATATATAGGGTGCGACAGCCAAAGAATCTTTTCTTAAATTAGAAAGAGTTTTCTATTAGTTGTTCTTGTATGTGCACTGCAGTAGATCGATCAAGAATGCAATTACCAATTTACAACCAATATTGTAGGGCGTATACGTACACAAGCCACAAAGTTTGTTTTTGGTTAAAGACAAAAACCACGTACAAAGCTATGTCCGTGATAGAGGTAGCTGTGGCAAAGTGAGACAAAGGTGATGATGGGGCATATTTATAAAGAGAGAATAAATAGCTATAAAGTGGTATGAAGCAGGACAAATTGGGCGTGAGAGACAGCCTTTGCCACTGCTACATGTTCCCCTTCGCCTCGTGATTCCTCTCAGTTTTATTAGTCTTTTTAGAAATTATATCCGGCTATATAATtcattttagattttataaGAGTATAACAAAAAGGAATACCAGAGCTGCCCATTGTGGAAAATAATACTCCATTAGAAAATGTTTCATGGACACTTCATCACTAATAAATATCTAGAGGAAaataagatagaaaaaaaattatacataatacTAGCTAgtataatgtaataaaaaaggaaaaaaaaattaagaaaacgtACTTCAAGGTGAGAGTATGTCCCTCTCAGTGAagcaaaaagacaaaaaaaaaatagttagatttaattatatattttgtctatttaatttatgatgtatataattttaatttcataagtttttagaataaattaatttattatttaaatgagaTTAATTCCTTCTtcaattttattacttaaaatatttggaatattatttttctactgAAATAATAGTAGAAACGAtgatacatttaaaatttaaaaattaacagtaatttttcttataaaatttaaagaatttagtaaaaattgggattaagatttaaagaagagaaaaatttgagtttttaattattttaagtaaaatttgacatttttttggcggactttaagtaaatttttcttaaaaaagtataattgaTTTAAGTTGTGAATATTTTATGTAGAAAATGAAAGtattaaataatagaaaagtGATAGAAAGACTTGATCGTAACCgtacattaattatataataaaaattaaaaattaatcaagtcAAATTACCGAGAAAACAACTACATTTTAACTCAATAGAAAAAGCTTTATCTTATTTAGAAATCTTGCCTAACTAAATATAGGCAAGTGTGAGTCAATcagtcaaataaaaaaagatacttACTACGTTTCCCCCTTATTGAAcagatattatatataaacgGACAAACGGTGATATATCTTTCACCAAGGAATGAAGTAAATATATGAGAGATATTTaacaaggatttaatcacacTCGTGACATGTCTAACTTTGACTATTTGCTTTTAGTATATTATTTAAAGCAAACATGAAAGCCAGACATATCTTTACGTAATGTTAAACTTTCAGATCGTGGATGAAGTACATGACCAAAACAGTGAGCATAGGAACCGAAACAAGCTTAGTGACCGACTTTATGTTCCAATAATGAAGTGTTCAAGATCGACAATTTAGCACTTATTGAAAAGCTGAATTCCCACGATTAAATAATATGGGAGCCCACTCTCGAAGATAATTAAGCTCACTACGTACCGTGCACCATTACCACTACTGCTACTCTCTCTCATCTACCTAGTCCTCAACCATGGAGATTTAACTAttgtttcaattatttatatattcctCTCAAACTAAAAGACCTTCTAAATGTTTTAATGTATCCTAAAACCCCACGCAATGATAATCTTTTGTCTTAGCAACATCACAAGAGTTAGTTAGAATGGTTAGTTAGTTAGCTAGTATGGTTAGGTTTCTGTTGTAACCAACTATCAAGCATATTCCATCTTGTATAAATTCTCTGCTATCATTCAATAAAGCTTCGAGATGTTATTCTGATCATCTGATACATTCATGTTGCTCATTTATGCTATATGGCAATGAAGAGCTCTGCTGCGCACTCATCTTCTCTTTCATTCTCTTATCAAGTCTTGAATCATTCATCATGAATGAAACCACATTTAACAACATTGAAAGCTAACTATATCTGCATCCAAGTGAGAGCCCAGCCATTGCCCTCGTCTCTCCAGTTCTGCATGCAACAAACTATCATTCATGGAGTAGGTCTATGATCACTGCGTTAAGTGCCAAGAACAAACTGGAATTTGTGGATGGAAGCGTGCCTGAACCCTTGAAAACTGATAGAACGTATGGAGCGTGGCGTCGATGCAAT belongs to Glycine soja cultivar W05 chromosome 5, ASM419377v2, whole genome shotgun sequence and includes:
- the LOC114413822 gene encoding protein NRT1/ PTR FAMILY 6.3-like, whose protein sequence is MLGSAVGLGSAGLGSAGLGSAVGSIIKSGVLLTVCYAGGSSGVVVEHEEVGSPLTQIAMVFVAAWRKRHLELPSDSSLLFNLDDVADESLRKNKQMLPHSKQFRFLDKAAIKDPKMDGEEITMQRNWYLSTLTDVEEVKMVQRILPVWATTIMFWTVYAQMTTFSVQQATTMDRRIGNSFQIPAASLTVFFVGSVLLTVPIYDRVITPIAKKISHNPQGLTPLQRIGVGLVFSIFAMVSAALIEIKRLRMAQFFFVGSGEAFTYIGQLDFFLRECPRGMKTMSTGLFLSTLSLGFFLSSLLVTLVHKATRHREPWLADNLNHGRLHHFYWLLALLSGVNLVAYLFCAKGYVYKDKRLAEAGIELVETDTACHA